Proteins co-encoded in one Saccharomyces mikatae IFO 1815 strain IFO1815 genome assembly, chromosome: 14 genomic window:
- the SMKI14G2060 gene encoding uncharacterized protein (similar to Saccharomyces cerevisiae YNL115C; ancestral locus Anc_2.158): MKANGLDTDPARTPLHRTNIENEHSEAEPLLNNNHRTLGGSSANSPTVNESRDIESDGFIKDSLFQIRKGYRIFIHNSKWILNILILINTVWLVTTLISDFFFNINILFGFSNRYASFNDLTLIFISIIANSFNLWFNKLGLYSALDYSLNVTLCVLTLFNLALTYLIKYTRQRIGFIGTFTYLWTSFSFFVGAILDWYLLFYNNSMNEPLEERIVDDTTERATEDRDQYGSGSPTPTQRSQLVRNKHTLTEWVSIGFRNTIKFAILIFFALFTLNTLLTTLDTYRLTHKLPISVQSPSYEAFHYVDAAKTYQLHITCYGDVFDLENNTDSMDGDKKKQPIILFEHGGYDTGYLSATWIEELYHLDKIQRYCLYDRPGYGLSDSPPAPISIAMVAESLRYALIKDAKIKGPFTTVGYDLGGLFTRVFTAKNVDIVDSMMLVESWHEELLLKNYIQRLLPPGRGDDDDGHGDDGDDRDGRNHDKTWLPSDIERHNEFKLWWKGIWSSLGWRLQTSWLLAHHGSKERIYGRDMKYQGRFLRSKFLESVTSSILSYRDVTNNAESLQNVKTSIVSSKEMVKKSALWGDWQRDLTKISHKTQEWRIVDGGHEIYKYGLGKQQTQEVLLRLIGELGKLTQD; encoded by the coding sequence ATGAAGGCTAATGGCTTGGATACTGATCCTGCAAGGACGCCACTACACAGAACGAATATAGAAAATGAACATTCGGAGGCGGAACCGTTGCTGAACAACAATCACAGGACACTTGGCGGGAGCTCAGCCAACAGCCCAACTGTCAACGAAAGTCGCGATATCGAATCCGACGGGTTCATTAAAGATAGTCTATTTCAAATTCGCAAGGGTTATAGGATTTTCATTCATAATTCCAAATGGATTTTGAACATTCTAATCCTTATTAACACTGTTTGGTTAGTTACTACGTTGATTTcggatttctttttcaatattaatattCTCTTTGGATTTAGCAACAGGTACGCAAGTTTTAACGACCTGActttaatttttatttcGATTATTGCAAACTCTTTCAATCTTTGGTTTAATAAGCTGGGACTGTACTCAGCTCTGGATTACAGTCTGAATGTAACTCTTTGTGTTTTGACGCTGTTCAATCTAGCATTAACTTATCTGATCAAATATACTAGGCAAAGAATTGGATTCATTGGCACTTTTACATATTTATGGacttcattttccttttttgttgGGGCCATATTAGACTGGTATCTCTTGTTTTACAATAACTCAATGAATGAGCCTTTGGAGGAACGGATAGTTGACGATACTACTGAACGTGCCACCGAAGACAGAGACCAATATGGATCGGGTTCACCCACCCCTACGCAACGCTCCCAACTGGTTAGAAACAAGCATACTTTAACAGAATGGGTATCTATTGGATTTAGAAATACTATTAAGTTTGCCATTTTGATCTTCTTCGCATTATTCACTCTAAATACACTTCTGACTACACTAGATACCTACAGATTGACGCACAAATTACCGATTTCTGTCCAGTCACCTTCTTACGAAGCGTTCCATTACGTCGATGCTGCCAAGACCTATCAACTACACATAACTTGTTATGGCGACGTATTTGATCTGGAAAACAACACAGACTCAATGGATGGAGACAAAAAGAAGCAACCTATCATCCTGTTCGAACACGGTGGTTACGATACCGGTTATCTCTCAGCCACTTGGATTGAAGAGTTATACCATCTAGACAAGATACAAAGGTACTGTCTATACGATAGACCTGGGTATGGATTGAGCGATTCACCTCCTGCCCCAATTTCTATTGCAATGGTAGCAGAGTCTTTAAGATATGCATTGATCAAAGATGCAAAAATCAAGGGCCCCTTTACTACAGTGGGCTACGACCTTGGCGGATTATTCACAAGAGTTTTTACTGCTAAGAATGttgatattgttgataGCATGATGCTGGTTGAATCGTGGCATGAAGAACtgttattgaagaattatatTCAAAGACTATTACCTCCAGGCCGTGgcgatgacgatgatggGCACGGCGATGACGGTGATGATCGTGATGGCCGTAATCATGATAAGACTTGGTTACCGTCTGATATTGAGAGACACAATGAATTCAAGTTATGGTGGAAAGGAATTTGGTCGAGTTTAGGATGGAGATTACAGACTTCGTGGTTGTTAGCTCATCATGGATCTAAAGAGCGTATATATGGGCGTGATATGAAATACCAGGGACGTTTCTTGCGTTCTAAATTCTTGGAAAGCGTAACAAGTTCGATTTTAAGTTATAGGGATGTGACAAACAACGCCGAGTCTTTGCAAAACGTGAAGACAAGCATTGTCAGCTCTAAAGAAATGGTAAAGAAATCAGCATTATGGGGTGATTGGCAAAGAGACTTGACAAAGATTTCCCATAAGACGCAAGAATGGAGAATAGTTGATGGCGGACAcgaaatatataaatatggTCTTGGCAAGCAACAAACTCAAGAAGTTCTATTAAGATTGATAGGTGAACTTGGAAAACTGACCCAGGACTAG
- the MLS1 gene encoding malate synthase MLS1 (similar to Saccharomyces cerevisiae MLS1 (YNL117W); ancestral locus Anc_2.156) has protein sequence MVKVSLNDVKLLVDVDKEPLFRPSSTTVGDILTKDALEFIVLLHRTFNSKRKQLLENRQTVQKKLDSGSYQLDFLPETANIRNDPTWQGPVLAPGLINRSTEITGPPLRNMLINALNAPVNTYMTDFEDSASPTWNNMVYGQVNLYDAIRNQINFETPKKSYKLNGKVADLPTIIVRPRGWHMVEKHLYVDDEPISASIFDFGLYFYHNAKELINLGKGPYFYLPKMEHHLEAKLWNDIFCVAQDYIGIPRGTIRATVLIETLPAAFQMEEIIYQLRQHSSGLNCGRWDYIFSTIKRLRNDPNHILPNRDQVTMTSPFMDSYVKRLINTCHRRGVHAMGGMAAQIPIKDDPVANEKAMTKVRNDKIRELTNGHDGSWVAHPALAPICNEVFINMGTPNQIYFVPENVITAANLLETNIPNAEITTAGIVQNLDIGLQYMEAWLRGSGCVPINNLMEDAATAEVSRCQLYQWVRHGVTLKDTREKVTPELTEKILHEQVERLSKASPLGDKNKFALAAKYFLPEIRGEKFSEFLTTLLYDEIVSTKATPTDLSKL, from the coding sequence atggttAAAGTTAGTTTGAATGACGTAAAATTGCTGGTAGACGTTGATAAGGAGCCACTTTTCAGACCCTCCAGCACTACAGTCGGTGATATTTTGACCAAGGATGCTTTGGAGTTCATCGTTCTTTTACATAGAACTTTCAACAGCAAGAGAAAACAGTTGTTGGAAAATAGACAAACCGTccagaagaaattagaCTCAGGTTCCTATCAGTTGGATTTTTTACCTGAAACTGCGAATATTAGGAACGATCCTACTTGGCAAGGCCCGGTTTTGGCACCAGGGCTAATTAATAGATCAACGGAAATCACGGGACCTCCATTGAGGAATATGTTGATTAATGCTCTTAACGCCCCGGTGAACACTTATATGacagattttgaagattctGCCTCGCCCACCTGGAATAACATGGTTTACGGTCAAGTTAATCTCTACGACGCTATCAGAAATCAAATCAATTTTGAGACGCCAAAAAAATCGTACAAATTGAATGGAAAGGTGGCAGACTTGCCTACCATTATCGTGAGACCCCGTGGATGGCACATGGTGGAGAAGCACCTTTATGTAGATGATGAACCAATTAGCGCTTCTATCTTTGATTTTGGTTTATACTTCTATCATAACGCCAAagaattgataaatttggGTAAAGGTCCTTACTTTTACTTACCAAAGATGGAGCACCATTTGGAAGCCAAACTATGGAATGACATCTTTTGCGTTGCCCAAGATTACATCGGCATTCCAAGAGGCACAATCAGAGCTACCGTATTGATTGAAACTTTGCCCGCTGCTTTCCAAATGGAAGAGATCATCTATCAATTAAGGCAACATTCAAGTGGGTTGAATTGCGGGCGTTGGGACTATATTTTCTCCACAATCAAAAGATTAAGAAATGATCCTAACCACATTTTGCCCAATAGGGACCAAGTTACAATGACTTCGCCTTTCATGGATTCATATGTGAAAAGGTTAATCAATACCTGTCACCGTAGGGGTGTTCATGCCATGGGTGGCATGGCGGCGCAAATCCCTATCAAGGACGATCCAGTAGCCAATGAAAAGGCAATGACAAAAGTACGCAATGATAAGATTAGAGAGCTCACAAATGGTCATGATGGGTCTTGGGTTGCACACCCAGCACTCGCCCCCATCTGTAATGAAGTTTTCATTAATATGGGAACTCCAAATCAAATCTACTTTGTTCCTGAGAACGTCATCACAGCTGCTAACTTGTTGGAAACGAATATTCCAAACGCCGAGATTACTACTGCTGGCATTGTACAGAACTTGGATATCGGGTTGCAATACATGGAAGCTTGGCTGAGAGGCTCCGGTTGCGTGCCCATCAACAACCTGATGGAAGACGCCGCGACTGCTGAAGTGTCTCGTTGTCAATTGTACCAATGGGTGAGGCACGGTGTCACTTTAAAGGAcacaagagaaaaagtCACTCCAGAATtaactgaaaaaatctTGCATGAGCAAGTGGAAAGATTATCTAAGGCAAGTCCATTGGGCGACAAGAACAAATTTGCACTGGCCGCCAAATACTTTTTACCGGAAATCAGAGGTGAGAAATTTAGTGAATTTTTGACCACATTGTTATACGATGAGATTGTGTCCACTAAGGCTACGCCCACTGATTTGAGTAAGTTATGA
- the DMA2 gene encoding ubiquitin-conjugating protein DMA2 (similar to Saccharomyces cerevisiae DMA1 (YHR115C) and DMA2 (YNL116W); ancestral locus Anc_2.157), translating to MYTPIPANTPAPTAPSSSMASDSSSASNATTSSSNTNTRNRAGGAPSNERARSGSGISSFLNTFGIRQNNQVASPSAGPDQRLFGTTPANSHMSVAMESINTSAPQQEPRLHHPIQMPPSAQFHVHRNYQLPISLSLTAPISTDQHQHHQQPASVNSEGNNGISIHEPLNQQQSNNINSTTTSTTSMAPAAITRNNTGFVAAGAEGSNAVNNSQEMYKNLRHLIYAANQPNGTEILHLDLPATSAEDSTNITNVDEVTLKQRKDKHGLFSIRLTPFIDSSSTTNQGLFFEPIIRKAGPGSQLVIGRYTERVRDAISKIPEQYHPVVFKSKVVSRTHGCFKVDSQGNWYIKDVKSSSGTFLNHQRLSPASSLSRDTLLRDGDILQLGMDFRGGTEEIYRCVRMRIELNRSWKLKANSFNKEALQRLQNLQKLTTGVEEEDCSICLCKIKPCQAIFISPCAHSWHFRCVRRLVMLSYPQFVCPNCRSSCDLEASFESSDEEDESDLESEGDQLVDQLSVLMETSKDADNHP from the coding sequence ATGTACACCCCTATTCCCGCTAATACCCCGGCACCTACTGCTCCATCTTCATCGATGGCTTCTGACTCCTCATCCGCATCGAATGCCACCActagcagcagcaacacGAACACAAGAAACAGAGCCGGCGGTGCTCCATCTAATGAAAGGGCACGTTCAGGGTCTGGCATCAGCtcatttttgaataccTTTGGAATTAGACAAAATAATCAGGTAGCCTCTCCTTCTGCGGGTCCCGATCAGCGCCTGTTTGGTACTACGCCAGCTAATTCTCATATGAGTGTAGCCATGGAAAGTATCAATACTTCAGCGCCACAGCAGGAACCGCGGCTACACCACCCTATACAAATGCCGCCATCAGCCCAGTTTCACGTTCATCGTAACTATCAACTTCCTATCTCGTTATCTCTCACTGCACCCATATCCACAGACCAACATCAACATCATCAACAGCCGGCCTCGGTAAATTCTGAAGGTAACAATGGTATCAGTATTCACGAGCCTTTAAATCAGCAGCAATCTAACAATATTAATAGCACAACAACTTCAACCACATCCATGGCCCCAGCGGCTATAACAAGGAATAATACCGGGTTCGTAGCAGCTGGTGCAGAAGGGTCTAATGCGGTTAACAACAGTCAGGAAATGTATAAGAATTTGCGCCATTTAATTTACGCTGCGAATCAGCCAAATGGGACCGAAATTTTACATTTGGATTTACCTGCAACAAGCGCAGAAGATTCTACTAATATCACCAATGTTGATGAGGTTACTTTGAAGCAAAGAAAGGACAAGCATGGTCTTTTCAGTATACGACTAACTCCGTTTATTGATAGTTCTTCCACCACGAACCAAGGTTTGTTCTTCGAACCGATTATAAGAAAGGCTGGTCCTGGATCCCAATTGGTTATCGGCCGCTATACTGAACGTGTTCGCGATGCAATTTCCAAGATACCTGAGCAATACCATCCGGTAGTATTCAAATCCAAAGTTGTGTCAAGGACGCATGGGTGTTTCAAAGTGGATTCTCAAGGCAACTGGTATATAAAGGATGTGAAGTCCTCAAGTGGGACTTTCCTAAACCATCAAAGGCTTTCCCCTGCTTCGTCTTTATCAAGAGATACTCTTTTACGTGATGGTGATATTTTACAGTTGGGAATGGATTTTAGAGGTGGTACGGAAGAAATTTATCGTTGCGTGAGGATGCGAATCGAGTTAAATAGGTCATGGAAACTAAAGGCAAATTCGTTCAACAAAGAAGCTTTACAGCGCCTTCAAAACTTACAAAAGTTAACGACAGgtgttgaagaagaagattgtTCGATTTGTCTATGTAAGATCAAACCTTGCCAGGCAATTTTCATATCACCATGCGCTCATAGTTGGCATTTCCGTTGTGTGAGGAGATTGGTTATGCTTTCATATCCGCAATTTGTTTGTCCTAATTGTAGATCAAGTTGTGATTTGGAGgcttcttttgaaagtagTGACGAGGAAGATGAAAGCGATTTAGAAAGCGAAGGTGATCAGCTGGTAGATCAACTTAGTGTACTAATGGAAACTTCAAAGGATGCTGATAACCATCCTTAA
- the DCP2 gene encoding decapping enzyme complex catalytic subunit (similar to Saccharomyces cerevisiae DCP2 (YNL118C); ancestral locus Anc_2.155) — MSLPLRHALENVTSVDRILEDLLVRFIINCPNEDLSSVERELFHFEEASWFYTDFIKLMNPTLPSLKIKSFAQLIIKLCPLIWKWDIKVDEALQQFSKYKKSIPVRGAAIFNENLSKILLVQGTESDSWSFPRGKISKDENDIDCCIREVKEEIGFDLTDYIDENQFIERNIQGKNYKIFLISGVSEIFNFKPQVRNEIDKIEWFDFKKISKTMYKSNIKYYLINSMMRPLSMWLRHQRQIKNEDQLKSYAEEQLKLLLGITKEEQIDPGRELLNMLHTAVQANGNNSAVPNEQVTSNEEFQHPQEQPEEQDQQKNQQLSFPPQQQQPSVFPSLSEPFASNSIIPPTMPMANAFVSNPQLFATMNGKPFAPFPFMLPLNNSNGGNAHPTQMPPNYNTPPNPIAFGVPNMHNLSRPTVSQPFPLPPAPLTTGSNYNGSSPGQLLNLLHSKKPNDAVQSSNKPKLKILQRGTDLNSIKSQHPDESAHPNSQALLDLLRNPTSSQKTQPSTVETSSLPNDPASVMQQGEYEDFESSSDEDMQPTKDERDSSDVEVNIISSEKDSRRRQKKDPQNNAKKFSTNASAESDIVEWRPSKSSSHDKQSSPIGVSNSYSQETHTSDSCAYEAFESSSDEEDGKKLEELEQNHDNSKLINQDILKENNFQDGEVPHRDMSTDSNKSLNETAGFSSSTNTIKKMPKVKILKRGETFASLANDRKTFDSSSNMSSSKDLLQMLRNPISSTVSSNQQSPKSQHPNGEDEIMMMLKRNSVSKAENIEETASTSSNKNDGNASELLGILRPKGKDVTSSEHPGIKDVSIEENNPAKGLLSILKNKDFERKPHTEDKQSNEFQALKHEVVTENEKFNNTPPELLNFFNPNSPNSGYGKISSEDNSYKLPNILHDNKSSSTFNNSVYATPTEIPTATTGGYPMMPISNENSSNKLLSMLQNRPGTIHESNFDVRSNGTSGSNELLNILHRK, encoded by the coding sequence ATGTCACTGCCGCTACGACATGCTTTGGAGAACGTCACTTCTGTTGACAGAATTCTGGAGGACTTATTAGTACGTTTCATTATAAATTGCCCGAATGAAGATTTATCGAGTGTCGAAAGAgaattgtttcattttgaaGAGGCCTCATGGTTTTACACGGATTTTATCAAGTTGATGAACCCGACTCTACCTTCTTTAAAGATTAAATCGTTCGCTCAATTAATTATAAAACTATGTCCTCTGATTTGGAAATGGGATATAAAAGTGGACGAGGCGCTTCAGCAATTCTCCAAATATAAGAAGAGTATACCAGTGAGAGGTGCTGCGATTTTCAATGAGAATTTGAGTAAGATTTTACTAGTACAAGGTACCGAGTCTGATTCCTGGTCATTTCCAAGGGGTAAAATATCTAAAGATGAAAACGACATAGACTGTTGTATTAGAGAagtcaaagaagaaattggtTTTGATTTGACGGACTATATTGATGAGAACCAATTCATCGAAAGGAATATTCAAGGAAAGAATtacaagatttttttaatctCAGGTGTTTCGGAAATCTTCAACTTTAAACCTCAGGTTAGAaatgaaattgataaaatagAATGGTTTgacttcaagaaaatttccaaaacaATGTATAAATCCAATATAAAGTACTATCTCATTAATTCTATGATGAGACCTTTGTCAATGTGGTTAAGACATCAGAggcaaataaaaaatgaagatcaATTAAAATCTTATGCAGAAGAACAATTGAAGCTGTTGCTGGGTATTACTAAGGAGGAACAAATTGATCCTGGTAGGGAGCTATTAAATATGTTACATACTGCAGTGCAAGCAAACGGCAATAATAGCGCGGTCCCTAATGAACAAGTAACTTCGAATGAAGAATTTCAGCACCCACAAGAACAACCAGAAGAACAAGATCAGCAAAAGAACCAGCAATTATCGTTCCCTcctcaacaacaacaacctTCAGTCTTTCCTTCTCTTTCAGAACCATTTGCTAGCAATAGTATCATACCACCTACTATGCCAATGGCCAACGCCTTCGTGTCAAATCCACAATTGTTTGCAACTATGAATGGTAAACCATTTGCTCCTTTCCCGTTTATGTTACCACTGAATAACAGCAATGGTGGCAACGCTCATCCAACACAGATGCCTCCTAATTACAACACTCCACCAAATCCAATAGCTTTTGGTGTCCCAAACATGCACAACCTTTCCAGACCAACCGTATCTCAACCTTTTCCCCTACCTCCCGCTCCTTTGACAACAGGCTCTAATTACAATGGCTCTTCTCCAGGACAGTTATTAAACTTACTACATTCAAAAAAGCCTAATGATGCCGTACAATCGAGTAACAAgccaaaattgaaaatattacaAAGGGGAACAGACTTGAATTCAATAAAGTCACAACATCCTGATGAATCCGCCCATCCAAATTCTCAGGCTTTGCTTGATTTGTTGAGAAACCCAACTTCATCGCAGAAAACACAGCCTTCCACAGTAGAAACTTCATCCCTTCCAAATGACCCTGCGTCTGTTATGCAACAAGGAGAATATGAGGATTTTGAAAGTAGTTCAGATGAAGATATGCAGCCAACCAAAGATGAAAGAGATTCGTCAGATGTGGAAGTCAACATCATCTCGAGTGAAAAGGACAGTCGAAGaagacaaaagaaagatcCACAAAATAATGCAAAGAAATTTAGTACAAATGCGTCTGCGGAATCTGATATTGTAGAATGGAGACCTAGTAAATCGTCATCTCATGATAAGCAGAGTTCACCAATAGGAGTTTCAAATTCGTATAGTCAAGAAACGCACACCAGTGATAGCTGTGCATATGAAGCTTTTGAAAGCAGTTCTGACGAAGAggatggaaaaaaattagaagaATTGGAACAGAATCATGATAACTCCAAATTAATTAACCAAGATATCTTGAAGGAGAATAATTTCCAAGATGGCGAAGTGCCTCATAGAGATATGTCCACTGACAGTAACAAATCTCTAAATGAAACTGCAGGATTTTCGTCATCAACCAATACTATAAAAAAGATGCCTAAAGTTAAGATACTTAAGCGTGGTGAAACATTCGCCAGCCTAGCTAACGATAGGAAGACTTTTGATTCAAGCTCTAATATGTCATCGTCAAAGGATTTATTGCAAATGTTACGAAACCCAATTTCTTCCActgtttcttcaaatcaacAATCACCGAAATCTCAACATCCAAatggtgaagatgaaatcaTGATGatgctgaaaagaaattctgTTTCAAAAGCTGAAAATATCGAAGAAACTGCGTCGACGTCTTCAAATAAGAATGATGGAAACGCAAGTGAGCTATTAGGAATACTGAGACCGAAGGGCAAGGATGTTACTTCGTCAGAACATCCTGGTATTAAAGACGTGTCcatagaagaaaacaatccAGCAAAGGGTTTGTTGAGCATCCTGAAAAATAAGGATTTTGAAAGGAAGCCTCACACTGAGGataaacaatcaaatgaATTTCAAGCACTAAAACATGAAGTGGTTacagaaaatgaaaaatttaataataCTCCTCCAGAGTTACTGAACTTTTTCAACCCCAATTCTCCTAATAGCGGATACGGAAAGATTTCTAGTGAAGATAATTCTTATAAACTTCCGAATATATTACATGATAATAAAAGTAGCAGCACTTTCAATAATAGTGTATATGCAACACCAACCGAAATTCCTACAGCCACCACAGGCGGTTACCCCATGATGCCTATCAGCAACGagaattcttcaaataagTTACTTAGTATGCTGCAGAATAGGCCTGGCACTATACATGAGTCAAATTTTGATGTCCGTTCGAATGGAACTTCGGGGTCTAATGAgttattgaatattttgcataggaaataa